The DNA segment TAGGGTCAggtggggcagggcagggctgcaccagGCCCAGGCACCACACGCCGCCGCCCGGCAGCGCCGCCCGCCCTCCAGGCTCTCCCTCCCGCCTCGCCCCACAATGCATCGCGCGGCGCGACTGACATGGCGGCCGGGCCGGACTGAGCCGCTGGCGTCGGGGCCTCCAGCAGCTGGAGCCGGGCATGGCGGGGGCGCAGCCCCGGCACCCCTAGCGCCGCAGCCAGGTACCGGGCTCCTGGGGCCGGGGGTGCTCCGCCCAGCTACCTGGGCCTCCCCCGAGGGGTGGGGGTGGCTGGGCGCGCTCTGCTCCCCCCCGCTGAGCGGGGCGGGGGGAGGCGGGCTCCGGCGGGGGGGCCCTGTCCACGCCGGCGCCCCCCGCCTCAGCCTGCGGCGCCCCAGCTCCGCCTCGTCCCTGCCCTCCGTCTTGCGCCCCGCCTCGATGGCCCTTAGCGGcctccccatctctctcccGGGTTGGGGGCCGGCGCTGGGGCTGTCCTGCACACCCGGCCGGGGCCGCTGCTTGTGGCCCGGGGGCTGCGGGGGGTCGGCCGCAAGGTCAGCGGGGAACGGGGGCCGGCGCCACAGCAGCGTCCAGGCGGGCGGGTGGGCGGTTGTTGTGAAGGTAGTGGCCGGCTGAACGCCCGTTGAGGTCTGCAGGACTGGAGCTGGTTGCTGCCGCTTATTCTCACGGCCTGTGGAGTTAAATACTGGGGGGGAGGACCATGGCGGTTGTTGAGGCACCCCGAGGAAATGTCCCTCTCTCCCGTGCCGGCCTCATGAGCCGTGTCCCCTTCTGACACGTATTGCCAAAGCGAAGATTCTCCTTTCTGTGGGTCATGATGTGCCTGAAATGACACACAGGCATCCTTATGCCCGTGTGTTTGTGCTCTTTTGTTGGCTTATCTTGTATACAAATACAGCTGAACGACTCTCCGGCTTTTGCAATATGTTGCAATGTGCCAGTTGGCTGAATGTGTCATATTACCTGAGGCCTTCTTGCTTTTAAAGTTGTTTCTGGGTATATCAAAGGAAGACAAGCTCATAACATTCAGACAAACAATATAATCAGGTTTAGGCTAAGGGAAGGATTAGTATAATAAAAACTATGGATCTAATGATTTCTTTATATTCATGCCACCTCTACGTCACTTGGCTTCCTGAGCACTGTGCCTTGGATTCGAGAGTCATTGCATTTGCTTGAAAATAGAGGATAAGCGTTGCTTCTGTTTTCGTTTGAGTCGTGCTTCCAGTTTCAGTAGGTGCTTTTTGGATAGTCTGACCCCAGATAGTTATGACATAATTTTTTCCATTATGAGAAAAGTAAATCGGCCATGAAGTATGACTTAATTACACTATCTGGCAGAAGGTGCTATATTAGGATACAAACACGTTTTTGCAGGGAgcttttaagggttttttttctaccttACTGAAAATACCTTTATAAAGTAAATTTTGGGATGAAATTAGTTTCCCAGAACATACATATTTGGTTATATTCCTAGAAGGTATATACAGAGGGATCAGAAAGTTCCTTGCATGTTCTGTTCTTGTGCAGAAGACAACTGGGACTTTTCTCTTGTACCTCAAataacagaggaaaagagaCTGCTGGATGCCATGGGGCATTTACCTGGTTCTTCCTCTGAAGGAAATTGCTGctgtggggagaaaaagaaagggaagtaGGATTTCCCTGTATCTTATATGAAAGGAAGAGATCCCTGGGGAGCTCCTCTTAAGTGTCTCATGGATCTGCTTGTCAGAGTAATCTTTTTGGGTTGTGTATTCACATTGATTCTATAAGGCAGTTCAAATTTTGCCGGGCTGAGAGTGTATCATGTGTTGTAGTTGTAGTATTCTTGAAATTTTAGAAAGCATTTCTACtaaattaactttatttttgtCCCTATCTTAATGAAATAATGGAATGCTTGTACTGACTTGCCTTGACAACTCATAGAAGGAAGGATCCTGCAATTTGCTTAGTGGATTAATTTGAAGAATGGAAGCAATCCAGGGGAAGTCaacatttcagatgcttttggCACATTAAGATTATATTGTATATCATTTGATAAATTGTTTAAATGCACGTAAGTGATAGATCAGTAACACTTTTAACTTAGAAGCTCTAAAATCTTATTACCTAAATTTAGTCATAATGCATATGAATCtaatatttacctttttttttttttta comes from the Melopsittacus undulatus isolate bMelUnd1 chromosome 6, bMelUnd1.mat.Z, whole genome shotgun sequence genome and includes:
- the LOC117436248 gene encoding translation initiation factor IF-2-like, which produces MSLSSFDIPRNNFKSKKASVFNSTGRENKRQQPAPVLQTSTGVQPATTFTTTAHPPAWTLLWRRPPFPADLAADPPQPPGHKQRPRPGVQDSPSAGPQPGREMGRPLRAIEAGRKTEGRDEAELGRRRLRRGAPAWTGPPRRSPPPPAPLSGGEQSAPSHPHPSGEAQVAGRSTPGPRSPVPGCGARGAGAAPPPCPAPAAGGPDASGSVRPGRHVSRAARCIVGRGGRESLEGGRRCRAAACGAWAWCSPALPHLTLPGAWPAGGGASPAPQNCPSSGQRPPPITAGLQSLPTPQQERGMRA